The Acidobacteriota bacterium genome includes a window with the following:
- a CDS encoding helix-turn-helix transcriptional regulator — protein sequence MMTIPTAEERAASLLREVMTEQQISPAALAAASGLEADLLSDVLAARRGLDLPSLERVLRALELDPGSFFARLYTPEPAAPPTPSDEPLPREELETLMLDLRKKIDGMVRLLDAEAAAEET from the coding sequence ATGATGACGATCCCGACCGCCGAAGAGAGGGCAGCCTCACTCTTGCGTGAGGTGATGACCGAGCAGCAGATCTCGCCCGCGGCACTGGCCGCGGCCAGCGGTCTCGAGGCGGACCTGTTGTCCGACGTTCTGGCGGCTCGTCGAGGTCTCGATCTCCCCTCCTTGGAGCGTGTGCTGCGAGCTCTCGAGCTCGATCCAGGGAGTTTCTTCGCTCGCCTCTACACCCCCGAGCCGGCGGCGCCACCAACGCCGAGCGACGAACCCCTGCCGCGCGAAGAGCTCGAAACCCTGATGCTCGACCTGCGCAAGAAGATCGACGGCATGGTGCGGCTGCTCGATGCCGAAGCGGCCGCCGAAGAAACCTAG
- a CDS encoding CoA-binding protein, with product MPSILIVGASAKRHNFGNKCVRAYQEAGYEVFPVNPRAGEIEGAPVFAEIAAAPPADRAALYLPPERLAPLLPELAKREFPEGVYFNPGTWTPQLLDEARALGIAVRQACAIVALGRSPSEFP from the coding sequence ATGCCCAGCATCTTGATCGTCGGAGCATCCGCCAAGCGGCACAATTTCGGCAACAAGTGCGTGCGCGCCTACCAGGAGGCCGGATACGAGGTCTTTCCGGTCAATCCACGCGCTGGCGAGATCGAAGGCGCTCCCGTGTTCGCCGAGATCGCCGCGGCCCCGCCCGCCGACCGCGCTGCTCTTTACTTGCCCCCGGAGCGGCTGGCACCGCTTCTTCCAGAGCTCGCCAAGCGAGAGTTTCCGGAGGGGGTCTATTTCAATCCCGGCACCTGGACCCCGCAGCTACTCGACGAGGCCCGCGCCCTCGGCATTGCGGTGCGCCAAGCCTGCGCCATCGTCGCCCTCGGACGCAGCCCTTCGGAGTTCCCCTGA
- a CDS encoding TerB family tellurite resistance protein yields MSILKFLGLEKAPDESSEGDTETVRKIVAQLESMSPERARFVAAFAYTLSRVANADLEIDEAETRAMEHIVAQVGELPEDQAVLAVQIAKSQARLFGGTENFLVTREFKEISSAEERRRLLDCLFAVSAADGAISSEEELQVKRIASELGFSHQKMVEIRSTWNHKRAILKNLPGGN; encoded by the coding sequence ATGTCGATTCTGAAATTCCTGGGGCTCGAAAAGGCTCCCGATGAGAGCTCCGAAGGTGACACCGAGACGGTGCGGAAGATCGTCGCCCAGCTCGAGTCGATGTCACCGGAGCGTGCCCGTTTCGTGGCCGCTTTCGCCTACACCTTGAGTCGGGTCGCCAATGCCGATCTCGAGATCGACGAGGCCGAGACCCGGGCCATGGAGCACATCGTGGCGCAGGTCGGTGAGTTGCCGGAAGATCAGGCGGTGCTGGCGGTGCAGATCGCCAAGAGCCAGGCGCGCCTCTTCGGAGGCACCGAGAACTTCCTGGTCACTCGCGAGTTCAAGGAGATCTCCTCGGCGGAGGAGCGCCGGCGGCTGCTCGATTGTCTGTTCGCGGTTTCGGCCGCCGACGGCGCGATTTCTTCCGAAGAAGAGCTGCAGGTCAAGCGCATCGCCAGCGAGCTCGGGTTCTCGCACCAGAAGATGGTCGAGATTCGCTCGACCTGGAATCACAAGCGCGCCATCCTCAAGAACTTGCCCGGAGGCAACTGA